Within the Candidatus Zixiibacteriota bacterium genome, the region CTGGCCGCAGAGGCCGGCCGCCGGCAGCGCCAGGAGCGCTGCCGCAAGCATAACCTTCTTCATGAACCACCCCGCCGCTTCCCCGACTCCCCGCCGGGGATCCATTGGTTGTTCGCGGAGCGCTCTGCCGCGCCGCCTGAGCGCGGGAGCCTCCTGAGCGCCGACAAAAAAGCGGGGCGGAACCATCCCGCCCCGACCGTCTCCGGATATCCGGTTCGTCACTTCGCAACCGCCCCCAGCGGCCACAATGTCCGGCCGTACACCTCATTGAGCACCTGCGCCAGGCCGGCGTACACCGCCGACAACCCGCAGATGATTCCTTCGATTCCGGCCAGCGTCTTGATGCCCGCGCTGCCCGTCGCGTCGCCGATCGCCAGCAGGAAGAACAGCACAGCGAGCGAGGCGAACACGAACTGGAGGGCGCGGTTGAGCCGGAGCGTTCCGACAAACATCACCGCCGTAAAGATTCCCCACATCGCCAGATAGGCCGCCATCGCGATCGCCTCCGGCGCCGCGCCCCAGCCCAGCTTCGGCAGCACGAGCAGAGCCACGAGCGTGAGCCAGAACAGCCCGTATGACGTAAACGCCGTCGTTCCGAACGTATTTCCCTTCTTCCACTCCATGATGCCTGCGAACACCTGCGCCATCCCGCCGTAAAATATCCCCATCCCGAGAATCATCGCATCGAGCGGAAAGATTCCGGCGTTATGGAGATTCAGCAGCACCGTCGTCATGCCGAATCCGAGCAGCCCGAGGGGAGCCGGGTTGGAGGTGGTGTCCCTGATCACCCGGGCCGCGGTTTCGCCGCTCCCCGTCTGCGCCTGTTCTTTGCCCGTGTCCGCCTTGATCCCTGATGCTTCCATGTCGACCAATCCTGTTAGAGTCGTTGCCAACCTCTCACCTGCACCACGCGCAAATATAGACAATGCGCCCCGCGTTCATCAACTGCAAAATGAGAGCGGGGCCGGCCCGGGGCCGCCTGGCCGGGCGCTAACCCGCCCACGTGACCGGCGACACCGCCCGGCGCAGCTCGGCCGCTGCAAAGAACTCGTCCGCTCCGATCAACCGGTATTCCCGATCCCGGCCGAGGACCAGCACGCGGTCGGCGAGCGCCCGGATGACGTCGCCGTCGTGGCTGATCACCACCACCCCCGCTCCCCCCGCGCGCAGCGTCCGCGCCAGCCGGATGAACCGCCCCACCCCTTCCTGGTCGAGCCCGCAGGTCGGCTCGTCGAACACGACAATATCCGGGCGCAGCGACAGCACCGCGGCGAACGCCAGCCGCCGTTTCTCTCCGCCCGACAGCCGGAACGGATCCCGCTTTCCGAACACGGTCGGATCCAGTCCGGCCAGCCGCAGCATGGCGTGTGTCTCCGTGATCGTCAGCGGCCGCCCGATATTCTCGGGGCCGAACTCGACTTCCTGTTCGCAGGTCGGGAGGAAGAACTGCCGCTCCGGCTGCTGGAGGATCGCGCTCACCCGCCCCGGCGCGCTCTCCGGAAACACCGGCCCGCCTTCCGGGCCGATGTAGAGGATCCTTCCTGAGGTCGGTTCCAGCACCCGGCACAAAAGAAGCCCGAGCGTGCTCTTTCCCGATCCCGAGGGTCCGACGACCCCGAGCACCTCGCCGGACTGGACGGTCGCGTTGAGCGGCGGCAGCACCGGTCCGATCGCGGCATAGGCGAACGCCGCCTCCTTGAGTTCGACGCGCGCCACCCGGCGGTCCTTCGCTGCGATACTCGCCGCGCCGCTGCCCTCTCCGTCGCTGGCGCGCGGGTCGAAGGCGATGGCCGTTTCGCGGCAGAAGGCATCGTCGGCGAAGATTCGCTCCGGCCGGCCGTCGGCCGCCACGCGGCCCTCGAAGAAGACCATCAGGCGCGGGTACTGCCGCGCCGTCTGCGGATACTGCGTGATGTGAATCTGGATCATCGAGGGCTGGCTCCGCCGCAGGTTCTCCAGCTCGGTCCGCAGCATCGCTTTCCCCGCTTCGTCGAGAAACGAATCCGGCTCGTCGAGCACGAGCACAGTCGGCTCGCTCACCATGACCGCCGCCAGGGCCACCCGCTGCTTTTCACCGCCCGACAGCTCCGCGGTCAGGCGCTGCCGGAGATGGGCGATCGAGAAGCGCTTGAGCGTCTGGGTCACCCGCCGGGCCATGACGTCGGGCGGCACGGCCGCGTTTTCGAGGGCGAAGGCGATCTCCTTCTCGACCGTCACCGCCACCATCTGGTTGTCGGGATTCTGAAAGAGGATCCCCGCCCTGGTGTCTTCCCCGCGCTGGTTCCGCACCGTCACCCGTCCCTCGGTCGGCGCAAACAGGCCCGCGGCGAGGCGGGCGAAGGTCGATTTCCCCGACCCGTTGGCCCCCATGACGGCCACCGACTCGCCGGGCTGAATGAGCGCCCCGACGTTGGCGAGGGCCGCCGGCGCCCCCGCGCCGTAGCGATATGTCACACCTTCGAAACGAACCATAAAAAAGCCGATGCCCAAAGAACAGGCACCGGCTCCCATTCACAAGCGGAATCGTTCACTCCGCAAAACAGACATCAAGCGTCCGCGCCGCCGCCGTCTCGTCCAGCCGGCGCACCGGGGTGTGGTGCGGCGCCGAAGTCACGAGCTCGGGGTCGGTGTCCGCCTCGCGCGCGATTTGGCGCATGATTGCCGCAAACCGGTCGAGCGTCTCCCTGCTCTCCGTCTCCGTCGGCTCGATCATGAGCGCCTCCGGCACGATGAGCGGGAAATAGTTGGTCGGCGAGTGCACGCCGAAATCGAGCATCCGCTTCGACATGTCCGCTGTCCGCACCCCTTTCTTCTTCTGCCGGTTTCCCGACAGCACGAATTCGTGCATGCAGTGGACATCGTAGGGCAGATCGAAAGCATCCTTCAGCAGCGCCTTGAGGTAGTTGGCGTTGAGCACCGCGTTCTCGCTGGCGCGCCGCAGTCCCCGGCCGCCGAGCGTCTTGATGTAGGCATAGGCCCGCACCTGGTTGGCGAAATTCCCGTAGAACGCGTGCACCCGCCCGATCGAGTGCGGGCGGTTGTAGTTCATGAACAGCGTCCCGTCGTCCGCCTTTTCCAGCACCGGGAAGGGGAGGAACGGGTCGAGTTCCGCGGTGACCCCGACCGCTCCGGCGCCCGGCCCGCCGCCGCCGTGCGGCGTCGAGAACGTCTTGTGCAGGTTGAAGTGCATGATGTCGAAGCCGACGTCGCCGGGGCGGAAGATGCCCATGTTGGCGTTAAGGTTCGCCCCGTCCATGTACACGAGTCCGCCCTTGGCGTGCACGATCGCGGCGATCTCCCGGATGTGGGTCTCGAAAATGCCGAGCGTGTTGGGATTGGTCATCATGATCCCGGCCACGTCCTCGTCCATCGCCGCCGCCACCGCCTCGGGCGGAATGACCCCCCTTTCGTTCCCCTTCACCTGCACCGTGGAGTAGCCGACGGCCGCGACCGAGGCGGGGTTGGTGCCGTGAGCCGAATCCGGGATGATGACCTTCGAGCGCTTGTTCCCTCTGCTCAGGTGGTAGGCGCGCATGATGAGCAGCCCGGTGAACTCCCCGTGCGCCCCGGCCACCGGCTGGAGCGATATCGAGGGAAACCCCGACACCTCCGACAGGAACTGCTGGAGATCCCACATCAGCCGGAGGATGCCCGGCGCCGAGCTGCACGGCGCGAGCGGGTGGTGGTCGCGGAAATCCGGCAGCGCCGCCGCCGCATCGTTCAGTTTGGGATTGTACTTCATCGTGCACGACCCCAGCGGATAGAACCCCTTGTCGATGTGATGGTTTTTCACCGACAACCCGACAAAGTGCCGCACCGCCTCCCCCTCCGTCACCTCCGGCAGGGCCGCCTCTTTCGACCTGCGGAACTCCGCCGGCAGGGCCGCGAGCAGGTCGGCTTCGCGCGACGCCGTCGGCGGCAGCGTATACCCGGTCCGCCCGGGCTTTGACTTTTCGTATATGAGAATTGGCTCGTCCATAATTGTCCCGTGCGACGGGGCTCTTGCGGGCCCGGTCGCTGTTATTCCGATGGCTCCTCGCCTTTAAGTTTCCTCAACTGCTCTTTCGCGTAGTCCGCGGCTTCCGACTCCGGCCAGTGGTCCAGGAACTCGCTGAAGGCGGCAATCGCCTGGGCGGTGTCGTTCTGCCGTCCGAAAGCGATCGCCCGGTAAATCTCCGCGTCCTCGGCGAACCGCGTCCCCGCAAAATCGGCGCGGATCTGCTCGAACATGGCCAGCGCCGGCGCGAAGTCTTTCGCCCGAAGGTGGGCGTCTGCCTGCGCCACCCGCGCCTCGCCCGCCAGCGAATCCGTCGGCGCCCCCATCGCCACCACCCGGTCGTACCACTGGTCGGCCTCCGCCACCGCCCCGCGGTACTTGTACTTCTCGGCAATCGCGAACGCCGAATCCCGGTTCTGGTTGACCTCGAACCGGGCCGCCATGTCGTCCAGCGTCCCGATTCCCCGGGCGTAGTTCCGGAAGGTCCCGATGTACTCGTCGGTCTCGCCGAATCCGACGAAGCGGTCGATTTCGTTGCCCTCCTTGTCGACCAGCACCGAGGTCGGATAGCCCATGATGTTGTAGCGCTGTTTGGTCAGGGTATCGACCTCGGCGTTCAGCTTGACCAGCAGCATTTCGTTGGTGAAGAACGCAATGGCCTTGGGATCATCGAACACGACCGTGTCCAGCATCTTGCAGTACTTTCACCAGTCGGTGTAGAAGTCGACGACGATGTACTGGCCCGCCTGCGCTTTCTGCAAGGCGTCGGCGAGGTTCTCCACGAACGGCGCCTGCACTGCCGCCTGTTCCTTCTTCGCGCACTGCACCAGCACCGCCGCCAGCGCGAGCGCCGCGATCACTGCCCATTTTTGCATGCTGCCGTACCTCCTAACTAGTTGTCCTCGCGTTCCTCGAATCGCCCGAACTCGACGGCGGCGCTCCCCAGCACGCCGGCGAGCGCCATCTGCGCATCCCGCTCGAACTCGCGCGGGACCATGATCAACTGCCCTTCGTCGCCGGCCCGCCGCAATCCCGCGGCCGGCGCGGCGCTCCGCCCGGCTCCGTAGAGGGGGGTCGGGAGAATGACCGACGGGATATTGCCGGCGTCGAGCGACGCCTTGGCGATCTTCGACTGCCCGCTCGTGAGCACCCGCCCCATCGCCACCCAGCTGCGGTCCGGCCGCTCGGCCGCGCCGCCCGTTCCCGGACGCGCCTCCGCCAGAGCGGCCCCGCACGCGGGGCACACCAGGACGTCAAGCTCGTATTCCCACCGACAGTTCGGGCAGTATCCCACTAATCTTCCTTTCGCCGCCACTTGTCCCCGAGAGTCGCGTCGAGCACGTCGATCGCCTCGTCGCGAAACTCGGCCGGCACGGATATTTCGAACGACGCCGGTTTGGTCTCATAGATCGGATTGAGGGGGAGTCCGACGTTGCCGAAGAAGCCGGACCGGGAGATCACGACGGCCGGGACTTCGCACGCCTGGAGCGTTTCGCGCGCCATGTCCGCGAACGGCTTGTCGTCCACCGTCCCCACCACCACCCAACCCTGTTCCGCTTCCTGCTTCACTTTGCTCCCACAGATGTAACACCGTTCCGGATTCCCTTGCAGGGCCATATTACATTCGGGACAATACGCCACTCGCCGCCAACTCCTTTAGGCCGTCGGCCAGCCGTCCAATCTCCGCCTCGGTCCGTTTTTCGGTGAGGGCGACGATCAAGCAGTGGTCGAGCCCCTGGTACCAGCGCCCGGCCGCGACGCCCGGGAGGACTCCCCGTTCGATCATTGCCAGGATGATCTGCTTGGCCGGCTTGGGCGTCCGGATGGCGAACTCGCGCACGAAGGGTTTCGGCCAGTACAGTTCGTATCCGTCGATCGCCGTCAGCGCCCGGGCCGCCTGCTGCGCCCGCTCCATCGACAATAGCGCCACCCGCTTCAGGCCGGTCCTGCCCAGCAGGGTCAGGTAAACCGCCGCGGTGGTCGCACAGAGAGCTTCGTTGGTGCAGATATTCGAGGTGGCCTTCTCGCGGCGGATATGCTGTTCGCGCGTCTGCAGCACCAGGACAAAGCCCGGCTTCCCTTCGACATCCGTCGTCCGCCCGGCCAGCCGCCCCGGCATGCTGCGCACCAGATCTTTCTTGACCGCAAACATCCCCAGAAGCGGCCCGCCGAACGACACCGGCAGTCCGAGGGGCTGCCCCTCGCCCACCGCGATGTCGGCGCCCCACTCTCCCGGCGTCTTGAGCACGGCCTGGGCGATCGGGTCGAACGCCAGCACCAGCTTGCCGCCCACGCGGTGGATCATCTGTTCGACCGGGCCGATCTCCTCGAGCCGGCCGAAGAAATTCGGCTGGGCAAGAATCACGCCGGCCGTGTGCTCATCGATCGCGTCCTCCAGCCGATTCAGGTCGGTCACGCCGTCGGCCATCGGCGCTGTCACGATCTCCACGTCGAGACCGGAGAGGTAGGTCCGGATCACCTCCCGATACATCGGGTTGAGCGTCTCGGCCGCCACCATGCGGTTGCGCCCGGTCGCTTTGACCGCCAGCATGGCGGCCTCGGCCGCCGCCGTCGCCCCGTCGTACATCGAGGCATTCGCCACGTCCATCCCGGTCAGACGGCAGACGTGGGTCTGGTATTCGTAGATCGCCTGGAGCGTTCCCTGCGCCACCTCCGCCTGGTAGGGAGTGTAGGCGGTCATGAACTCCGGGCGGCTGGTGATCGCGCCCACGGCCGCGGGGATGAAATGGTCATAGACGCCGCCCCCGGCAAAGCCCGCCAGACCCTCGCGGCTCTCGCGGGAGAGCGCTTCGATTTCCCGGAGAAGCTCCATCTCCGAGAGCGCCGGGATGTTGAGTTCGCGCTTGAGGCGCAGCTCCGAGGGAATCCCCTCCAGCAGGTCCTCGAACTTGTCCACGCCGATGCGCTTGAGCATGTCGCGGCGATCATCGTCGGTATTCGGTACGTACGGCATCGCTGTTTACTTCCGATCCTTTGTGTTGTTTCGCCCGATTCCGGGGGTCGCTGGTGCGCTTTCGGGGCGGCCCTCCCGGCGCGCCGGCCCGGAGTTTACCCGGGGGCCGGGCCGGTGCGGCGCCTGGGCCTAGACCGCCGCCAGCAGTTTCTGATAACCCGCGGCGTCGAGCAGGGCGTCCAGCTGGCCGGGGTCGGACACCTCAACCTTGATCATCCAGCCCTCGCCGTAGGGGTCGCGGTTGATCACCATCGGATCGTCCTCGAGCGCGCCGTTGACCGCCGTCACGCGTCCCGAAACGGGCGCGAACATTTCCGAGACCGCCTTCACGGCCTCGATCGTGCCGAACGCCTTCATCTGTGTCACCACACTGCCGACTCTGGGCAGTTCGACGAAGACGATATCGCCCAGTTCCCCCTGGGCGTAGTCGGTAATCCCGATGGTCGCCGTTTGTCCTTCGCGGCGAATCCACTCGTGCTCTTTCGTATACTTGAGTTCCGCGGGTATGTTCACCGGATCCTCCAATGAGCCTCACGTCCTTACTGCTTGTTATCCGATGCCGAGTCGGGCGCGCCCGTCTCGACCGTTTCTTCCTCCGCCAGCACTCCGGCCTCCGACCCCCGCAAGAGCGTCAGCCGGCTCACTGTTTCCCCCGCCGCGATCGCCTCCTCCTGCGCCTCCTCCGGCGCGGGCGGGGCCTCTTGTCCCTTGCGGAAGCGCTGCTCGAGGAAATTGATGTCGTAGCGGCCGGCGACGAAGTCGGGATGTTCGAAAATCTCCCGATGGAACGCCACCGTGGTCGGCACGCCCTCGACGATGAATTCTTCCAGCGAGCGGCGCATCCGGACCACGGCCTCCTGGCGCGTCCGCCCCCTGACGATCAGTTTCGCAATCATGGAATCGTAGTGGGGCGGGATCTGGTAGCCGGTGTACACGGCCCGGTCCACCCGCACGCCCGGTCCTCCGGGAATGTGCAGCCCGGTGATCGTCCCCGGCGTCGGCCGGAAATCCTTTTCGGGGTCCTCGGCGTTGATGCGGCACTCGATGACCGCCCAGCGGGGCTTGATCTCCTCCTGGGTGTACGGAAGCCGCTCGCCCAGCGCCACCCGGATCTGGTCCTGCAGGAGGTCGACTTCGTAGGCCTCTTCGGTCACCGGATGTTCCACCTGGATCCGCGTGTTCATTTCCATGAAGTAGAAATTGCGCTGATCGTCGACGAGGAACTCCATCGTCCCCACCCCGCGGTATCCGACCTGGGCGGCGCCGTTGAGCGCCGCTTCGCCCATCCGCCGCCGCAGCTCGGGCGTCATGAGCGGTGAGGGCGTCTCCTCGATCAGCTTCTGGTGCCGCCGTTGAATCGAGCAGTCACGCTCGCCGAAATGCAGGTAGTTGCCGTAGGTGTCGCCGATCACCTGGATCTCGACGTGGTGGGGATTGAGCACGACTTTCTCCAGGTAGAGATCGGGGTTGCCGAAGGCGTTCCCGGCCTCGGCCGAGGCGACATGGAAGCCGCGCTCCAATTCCGCCACATCGCGGCAAATCCGCATCCCCTTGCCGCCGCCGCCGGCGACCGCTTTCAGGATGACGGGGTAGCCGACTTCTTCGGCCACCGTGGCGGCTTCCCGGAACGTCGCCACCGCACCCTCCGATCCCGGAATGCAGGGCACGCCGGCCTTTCTCATCAGGTCTTTGGCCTGGACCTTGTCGCCCAGTTGCCGGATCTGCTCCGGCGTCGGGCCGATGAACGCCAGCCCGCATGACTCGCAAATCTCCGCGAAATCGGCGTTTTCCGCCAAAAAACCATAGCCGGGGTGGATGGCGCCGGCGTTGGTCACCTCCGCCGCCGCAATGATATGCTTGAAATCGAGATACGACTGCCGGGCCGGGGGCGGCCCGATACATACATCCTCGTCGGCGAAGCGCACGTGGAGGGCATCGCGGTCGGCTTCGCTGTACACCGCGACCGTCTTCAGCCCCATCTCACGGCACGCCCGGATCACCCGGAGAGCGATTTCGCCTCGATTGGCAATGAGTACTTTCTCGAACAAGCACAGTCCTTTCGTCTTTTCGTTGACAGCCCGGACAGGGTGCTGCCCGGACCGCACGTCACAGATAGGTATTATACCCTATTCGTCCCCCGAATTCAACTCAATAAACGCTCCCGCGCGTCCGGTGTTCCCCCCTTTCTGGGACGATAAGATATTGTCGCACAATCACTAACAAAGAGGCGCAGAGGATGCGCATAAGGAAAAGAGACACCCCCATCGGGGTGTCTCTGGATAAGCGGTGCTTTGTCCGGATCGGCGCGGACCCGGCGGGGGCGCGGCCTTCGCGCCTCCCCGCTCAGTACTTGAGGAATCCGCCCGACGCCTCGGCGGAGTGCTGGCGGGACGGTTTCTCGGCGTCCCCGGACTCGTTCTCGTTCTGGTCCCAGCGGTCCGAGGTCCCGGTAATGCCCTTGACCCGCAGGTCGAAATCGTCCGGGTTCGAGGCCTGCTGTATGGCTTCCTCGAAGGTGATCTTCCCCGTCTTGTACAGCTTCATGATCGACTGGTCGAACGTCTGCATGCCGTACTGCACCGTCCCCTGTTCCATCAGTTCCGGAATGTTCACGGTTTTTTCCGGATCCATGATGGCTTCGCGGACGGCGCCGGAGTTGATCATCACTTCCACTGCCGGCACCCGCCCGGGCATATCCGAGCGCACGAGGAGCCGCTGGCACACGATCGCCTTGAGCGTGCCCCCCAGCAGCAGCCGGATCTGCTGGTGCTGGTGGGGCGGGAAGAACGAGATGATACGCGAGATTGTCTCGACCACGTTCAGCGTGTGCAGCGTGGTGAGCACAAGGTGCCCCGTGTCCGCCGCCGTGAGCGCGATCGACATCGTCTCCAGATCGCGCACCTCGCCGATCAGGATCACGTCGGGATCCTGGCGGAAAGCGTGGCGCAGGGCCGAGGCGAAGGTCTCCGTGTCGCCGCCGACCTCGCGCTGCGAGATGATCGACTTCTTGTCCCGGTAGATGTACTCGATCGGGTCTTCGACAGTCAGGATGTTATCGTGGCGGGTCCCGTTGATTTCCTCGATCATGGTCGCCAGGGTGGTCGATTTACCCGACCCGGTCGTGCCCGTGATGATGATCAGTCCGCGCCGGGTTTTCGCCAGCTCGCGGATCACGGGCGGGAGATGCAGTTCTTCGAATGTCGGCACTGTAGTGTTGACCGCACGGATGGCGATCGCGGTGGTTCCCCGCTGACGGAACAGGTTGATACGGAAGCGGCCGAGTTTCGCCACCGACAGCGCCAGGTCCATTTCATTTTTGCGGTAGAACCGCTCGCGCTGCTTCTCGTTGAGAATCTGGCCGACAATCTGCTCCATGATGTCGATTGTCAACGGATCGGTGGAGATCTCGTCCAGTTTGCCGTTCACCCGAAGGTGGGGGCGCACCCCGACCCGAATATGCAGGTCGGACGCTTTCCGGTTGAGCATCTCAACCAGCATCTGCTTGAGATTCATGGGGAAACCCCTTCTGCTGTTCGCCTGTTCTCAGTCGGGTTCGATCAAGAACAGAGTCTGCCCGAATTCCACGGGCTCGGCGTTCTGCACCAGTATCTTGGCGATCCGGCCGCTGACCTCGCTCTCGATCTCATTCATCAATTTCATCGCCTCCACGATGCACACGACCTGGCCGATGCGAATCTTCTGGTTGATCGTCACGTACGGTTCGGCATCGGGGGCCGGGGCCGCATAGAAGGTCCCGACCATTGGCGACTTTATTGATACATATCGGCTTTCCTCAGCCGATACTTGAGCCGGAGCAGCCGCCGGAGCAGTGGATACGGGCTCGGAAGCCGCTGGCGCGGAAGGAGTTATTGGCGCCGCAGGGGGTGCCGGAGCCGTCGCCACCAGCGCGGTTTGCTGATGGCCGTTCGATGATGCCTCCGCCCGATGGATGATCTTCACTCGTCGACCCCAACTGGATACCTCCAGCGAGGCCACATCCGACTCCTCCACCAGGCGAATGAGCTTTCGTATGTATTTTTCGTTCATAAGAAACATCTTTT harbors:
- the accB gene encoding acetyl-CoA carboxylase biotin carboxyl carrier protein yields the protein MNEKYIRKLIRLVEESDVASLEVSSWGRRVKIIHRAEASSNGHQQTALVATAPAPPAAPITPSAPAASEPVSTAPAAAPAQVSAEESRYVSIKSPMVGTFYAAPAPDAEPYVTINQKIRIGQVVCIVEAMKLMNEIESEVSGRIAKILVQNAEPVEFGQTLFLIEPD
- a CDS encoding zinc ribbon domain-containing protein; this encodes MGYCPNCRWEYELDVLVCPACGAALAEARPGTGGAAERPDRSWVAMGRVLTSGQSKIAKASLDAGNIPSVILPTPLYGAGRSAAPAAGLRRAGDEGQLIMVPREFERDAQMALAGVLGSAAVEFGRFEEREDN
- the gcvPA gene encoding aminomethyl-transferring glycine dehydrogenase subunit GcvPA, with the translated sequence MPYVPNTDDDRRDMLKRIGVDKFEDLLEGIPSELRLKRELNIPALSEMELLREIEALSRESREGLAGFAGGGVYDHFIPAAVGAITSRPEFMTAYTPYQAEVAQGTLQAIYEYQTHVCRLTGMDVANASMYDGATAAAEAAMLAVKATGRNRMVAAETLNPMYREVIRTYLSGLDVEIVTAPMADGVTDLNRLEDAIDEHTAGVILAQPNFFGRLEEIGPVEQMIHRVGGKLVLAFDPIAQAVLKTPGEWGADIAVGEGQPLGLPVSFGGPLLGMFAVKKDLVRSMPGRLAGRTTDVEGKPGFVLVLQTREQHIRREKATSNICTNEALCATTAAVYLTLLGRTGLKRVALLSMERAQQAARALTAIDGYELYWPKPFVREFAIRTPKPAKQIILAMIERGVLPGVAAGRWYQGLDHCLIVALTEKRTEAEIGRLADGLKELAASGVLSRM
- the accC gene encoding acetyl-CoA carboxylase biotin carboxylase subunit, which encodes MFEKVLIANRGEIALRVIRACREMGLKTVAVYSEADRDALHVRFADEDVCIGPPPARQSYLDFKHIIAAAEVTNAGAIHPGYGFLAENADFAEICESCGLAFIGPTPEQIRQLGDKVQAKDLMRKAGVPCIPGSEGAVATFREAATVAEEVGYPVILKAVAGGGGKGMRICRDVAELERGFHVASAEAGNAFGNPDLYLEKVVLNPHHVEIQVIGDTYGNYLHFGERDCSIQRRHQKLIEETPSPLMTPELRRRMGEAALNGAAQVGYRGVGTMEFLVDDQRNFYFMEMNTRIQVEHPVTEEAYEVDLLQDQIRVALGERLPYTQEEIKPRWAVIECRINAEDPEKDFRPTPGTITGLHIPGGPGVRVDRAVYTGYQIPPHYDSMIAKLIVRGRTRQEAVVRMRRSLEEFIVEGVPTTVAFHREIFEHPDFVAGRYDINFLEQRFRKGQEAPPAPEEAQEEAIAAGETVSRLTLLRGSEAGVLAEEETVETGAPDSASDNKQ
- a CDS encoding PilT/PilU family type 4a pilus ATPase — its product is MNLKQMLVEMLNRKASDLHIRVGVRPHLRVNGKLDEISTDPLTIDIMEQIVGQILNEKQRERFYRKNEMDLALSVAKLGRFRINLFRQRGTTAIAIRAVNTTVPTFEELHLPPVIRELAKTRRGLIIITGTTGSGKSTTLATMIEEINGTRHDNILTVEDPIEYIYRDKKSIISQREVGGDTETFASALRHAFRQDPDVILIGEVRDLETMSIALTAADTGHLVLTTLHTLNVVETISRIISFFPPHQHQQIRLLLGGTLKAIVCQRLLVRSDMPGRVPAVEVMINSGAVREAIMDPEKTVNIPELMEQGTVQYGMQTFDQSIMKLYKTGKITFEEAIQQASNPDDFDLRVKGITGTSDRWDQNENESGDAEKPSRQHSAEASGGFLKY
- a CDS encoding ATP-binding cassette domain-containing protein — translated: MVRFEGVTYRYGAGAPAALANVGALIQPGESVAVMGANGSGKSTFARLAAGLFAPTEGRVTVRNQRGEDTRAGILFQNPDNQMVAVTVEKEIAFALENAAVPPDVMARRVTQTLKRFSIAHLRQRLTAELSGGEKQRVALAAVMVSEPTVLVLDEPDSFLDEAGKAMLRTELENLRRSQPSMIQIHITQYPQTARQYPRLMVFFEGRVAADGRPERIFADDAFCRETAIAFDPRASDGEGSGAASIAAKDRRVARVELKEAAFAYAAIGPVLPPLNATVQSGEVLGVVGPSGSGKSTLGLLLCRVLEPTSGRILYIGPEGGPVFPESAPGRVSAILQQPERQFFLPTCEQEVEFGPENIGRPLTITETHAMLRLAGLDPTVFGKRDPFRLSGGEKRRLAFAAVLSLRPDIVVFDEPTCGLDQEGVGRFIRLARTLRAGGAGVVVISHDGDVIRALADRVLVLGRDREYRLIGADEFFAAAELRRAVSPVTWAG
- the gcvPB gene encoding aminomethyl-transferring glycine dehydrogenase subunit GcvPB, whose translation is MDEPILIYEKSKPGRTGYTLPPTASREADLLAALPAEFRRSKEAALPEVTEGEAVRHFVGLSVKNHHIDKGFYPLGSCTMKYNPKLNDAAAALPDFRDHHPLAPCSSAPGILRLMWDLQQFLSEVSGFPSISLQPVAGAHGEFTGLLIMRAYHLSRGNKRSKVIIPDSAHGTNPASVAAVGYSTVQVKGNERGVIPPEAVAAAMDEDVAGIMMTNPNTLGIFETHIREIAAIVHAKGGLVYMDGANLNANMGIFRPGDVGFDIMHFNLHKTFSTPHGGGGPGAGAVGVTAELDPFLPFPVLEKADDGTLFMNYNRPHSIGRVHAFYGNFANQVRAYAYIKTLGGRGLRRASENAVLNANYLKALLKDAFDLPYDVHCMHEFVLSGNRQKKKGVRTADMSKRMLDFGVHSPTNYFPLIVPEALMIEPTETESRETLDRFAAIMRQIAREADTDPELVTSAPHHTPVRRLDETAAARTLDVCFAE
- a CDS encoding acetate uptake transporter — encoded protein: MEASGIKADTGKEQAQTGSGETAARVIRDTTSNPAPLGLLGFGMTTVLLNLHNAGIFPLDAMILGMGIFYGGMAQVFAGIMEWKKGNTFGTTAFTSYGLFWLTLVALLVLPKLGWGAAPEAIAMAAYLAMWGIFTAVMFVGTLRLNRALQFVFASLAVLFFLLAIGDATGSAGIKTLAGIEGIICGLSAVYAGLAQVLNEVYGRTLWPLGAVAK
- the bamD gene encoding outer membrane protein assembly factor BamD, producing MLDTVVFDDPKAIAFFTNEMLLVKLNAEVDTLTKQRYNIMGYPTSVLVDKEGNEIDRFVGFGETDEYIGTFRNYARGIGTLDDMAARFEVNQNRDSAFAIAEKYKYRGAVAEADQWYDRVVAMGAPTDSLAGEARVAQADAHLRAKDFAPALAMFEQIRADFAGTRFAEDAEIYRAIAFGRQNDTAQAIAAFSEFLDHWPESEAADYAKEQLRKLKGEEPSE
- the gcvH gene encoding glycine cleavage system protein GcvH, producing MNIPAELKYTKEHEWIRREGQTATIGITDYAQGELGDIVFVELPRVGSVVTQMKAFGTIEAVKAVSEMFAPVSGRVTAVNGALEDDPMVINRDPYGEGWMIKVEVSDPGQLDALLDAAGYQKLLAAV